Proteins found in one Deltaproteobacteria bacterium genomic segment:
- a CDS encoding DEAD/DEAH box helicase family protein codes for MTVKDDAANLAAASGAVVITNVMPEAAPSGGGLHPALAKRVEVAWKTDDPAQYSDVRRICSIPIAGPLTDAEVEEFSRRNVLAAAYESGFRLREGQARVVVFYDRYGGVFAPLPCSAGKTLASILVAERYWRRTAQKLLQAGTPDLPNRSLYLVPPEVYPQVMQQIGNRPPDIQWARARVPVTVPFVGLGGGMTQARREALATNYKRGCFVMPHSLMSARDGSKLLDLIEPGLLIVDEAHRFKNRSAARTKRLMSYVNRKLPQLVILSGSITNKSVKDYHHFLKPTLGVRSPLPHAPDLAYQWSEVVDTDADPSEDMKRPMAPLVDWAKFHFREEALKGLLPMDVSGFRRAHKLRMNTCPGVVAATDAGVPSTLIIATREVTHAVPGQQVALDALVRRVDDDWVTPNGDPIDHAIHKFKWLYELTAGFYYRLTWPVADEVAKRKNLSLVEAKDVVDRSIARHLAHGNYAKALRKWFADGSHQAGLDTPFLVGQDMARNGAKNVGQVLYDAWSAWKAAGVGVDGSTDDLVERDSQAVRVCDYKVRAARDWARALREQHGKVGGLLWIYHNEVGQWLYEVLKSDEALWADVPGGAHGPYGVLCAPAGEPHNRAIMDPSNSKKLVVASIVAHGTGKNLQAFEHQCVVQWPRSAGQAEQFLSRTHRTGQLADELRVDVLMAPAVKAAGGSEDYAGTDFDLKNLSACLRDATYVQQSTGSSQKVLIAQYDPLPRIYDQSVLNELGFQPKKLDAQGEKSLREKFG; via the coding sequence GTGACCGTCAAGGACGACGCGGCGAACCTGGCCGCCGCCTCAGGCGCGGTGGTGATCACCAACGTCATGCCGGAGGCCGCCCCCTCTGGGGGCGGGCTACACCCCGCGCTGGCCAAGCGCGTCGAGGTGGCCTGGAAGACGGACGATCCGGCGCAGTACTCCGACGTGCGCCGGATCTGCTCGATCCCGATCGCCGGACCGCTCACCGACGCCGAGGTCGAGGAGTTCTCGCGGCGCAACGTGCTCGCCGCCGCCTACGAGAGCGGCTTCCGCCTGCGCGAGGGCCAGGCGCGCGTGGTCGTGTTCTACGACCGCTACGGCGGGGTCTTCGCCCCGCTTCCGTGTTCGGCGGGCAAGACGCTCGCCTCGATCCTCGTCGCCGAACGCTACTGGCGCCGCACGGCCCAGAAGCTCCTCCAGGCCGGCACGCCGGACCTGCCCAACCGGTCGCTCTACCTCGTGCCGCCAGAGGTCTACCCGCAGGTCATGCAGCAGATCGGCAACCGGCCGCCAGACATTCAGTGGGCACGCGCCCGCGTGCCCGTGACCGTCCCCTTCGTCGGCCTCGGCGGCGGCATGACGCAGGCGCGGCGCGAGGCGCTGGCGACGAACTACAAGCGCGGCTGCTTCGTCATGCCGCACAGCCTCATGAGCGCCCGCGACGGCAGCAAGCTCCTCGACCTGATCGAGCCGGGCCTCCTGATCGTGGACGAGGCCCACCGCTTCAAGAACCGCTCGGCCGCGCGCACCAAGCGCCTCATGAGCTACGTGAACCGCAAGCTCCCGCAGCTTGTGATCCTCTCGGGATCGATCACGAACAAGAGCGTGAAGGACTACCACCACTTCCTGAAGCCCACGCTCGGGGTCCGCAGCCCGCTGCCCCACGCGCCGGACCTCGCGTATCAGTGGTCGGAGGTCGTCGACACCGACGCGGACCCGAGCGAGGACATGAAGCGTCCCATGGCGCCGCTCGTCGACTGGGCGAAGTTCCACTTCCGCGAAGAGGCCCTCAAGGGCCTCCTGCCCATGGACGTCTCGGGCTTCAGGCGCGCGCACAAGCTCCGCATGAACACCTGCCCCGGGGTCGTCGCCGCGACGGACGCCGGCGTGCCGAGCACCCTGATCATTGCCACGCGCGAGGTCACGCACGCGGTGCCCGGCCAGCAGGTTGCCCTCGACGCGCTCGTGCGCCGCGTCGACGACGACTGGGTGACGCCCAACGGCGACCCGATCGACCACGCGATCCACAAGTTCAAGTGGCTCTATGAACTCACCGCGGGGTTCTACTACCGCCTCACCTGGCCGGTCGCCGACGAGGTCGCCAAGCGCAAGAACCTCTCGCTCGTCGAGGCGAAGGACGTCGTCGACCGCTCGATCGCTCGGCACCTCGCCCACGGCAACTACGCCAAGGCGCTGCGGAAGTGGTTCGCCGACGGCTCCCACCAGGCCGGCCTCGACACCCCGTTCCTCGTCGGCCAGGACATGGCCCGCAACGGGGCCAAGAATGTCGGGCAGGTGCTCTACGACGCCTGGAGCGCCTGGAAGGCGGCCGGCGTCGGCGTGGACGGCTCGACGGACGACCTCGTCGAGCGCGACAGCCAGGCGGTCCGCGTGTGCGACTACAAGGTCCGCGCCGCGCGCGACTGGGCCCGTGCGCTGCGCGAGCAGCACGGCAAGGTCGGCGGCCTGCTGTGGATCTATCACAACGAGGTCGGGCAGTGGCTCTACGAGGTGCTCAAGAGCGACGAGGCGCTGTGGGCCGACGTCCCTGGTGGCGCCCACGGTCCCTACGGGGTGCTCTGCGCGCCGGCGGGCGAGCCCCACAACCGCGCGATCATGGACCCGTCGAACAGCAAGAAGCTCGTCGTGGCCTCGATCGTCGCCCACGGGACGGGCAAGAACCTCCAGGCCTTTGAGCATCAGTGCGTCGTGCAGTGGCCCCGGAGCGCGGGGCAGGCGGAGCAGTTCCTCTCGCGCACGCACCGCACGGGGCAGCTTGCGGACGAGCTTCGCGTCGACGTGCTCATGGCGCCGGCGGTCAAGGCCGCGGGTGGCAGCGAGGACTACGCCGGCACCGACTTCGACCTCAAGAACCTGTCGGCGTGCCTGCGCGACGCGACATACGTCCAGCAGAGCACGGGCTCGTCGCAGAAGGTGCTGATCGCGCAGTATGACCCGCTGCCGCGGATCTATGATCAGTCGGTCCTGAACGAGCTTGGGTTCCAGCCCAAGAAGCTCGACGCGCAGGGCGAGAAGTCGCTGCGCGAGAAGTTCGGGTAG
- a CDS encoding AAA family ATPase — translation MTVFGIPRKDDAESRQKWVGLDALAEAGRRTAQRVSEADAAHFLKKTEERWARARAVYAEALVGMNDGQRLAFDVLCNGGRNVFLTGAAGTGKTFVLKRWLDVAEVRGTRVARCASTGIAALPLGGRTLHRISGLRYHDCVRRALNRNGWWFKHKAAQLSLIDVLLVDEVSMIGDRTLAAADLLFRIARSRPGEPFGGVRIVFVGDMAQLPPVSTPDVPQRHPFFAKTWADLDLVTVELTQVMRQSDQAFVSILQDMRRGEVSDEAFDLLKSRRVSNPPDDATILVATNATAERINTAKLLSLPGETIDVDAQDECAETPFGTASMKTLSDNCLAPETLSIRVGARVMFLVNDSTLNGERFVNGDLGTVIDVTPEEALMAGVGADGMIASRVPAMGRRSDFTSEMGNGYDDGCEVASAPAIPVRKDDGTIVYVGLSGWAVRDDDDYCVARRLQYPLRLAWAITIHKSQGMTIPKVCVDLGEVFAPGQAYVALSRARTLEGLTLLSVSRDKITVHPAVKAFLKGEAVADDVTSLITEVDALGGWPCEIEDVPHIAQEAVDALWGHPRVGLWASAKQEQERRQEQERATILSRLRKRGSA, via the coding sequence GTGACCGTCTTCGGAATCCCGCGCAAGGACGACGCGGAGAGCAGGCAGAAGTGGGTCGGCCTCGACGCCCTGGCCGAAGCCGGGCGGCGCACCGCGCAGCGGGTCTCCGAGGCCGACGCGGCGCACTTCCTCAAGAAGACCGAGGAGCGGTGGGCCCGCGCGAGGGCGGTCTACGCCGAAGCCCTGGTCGGCATGAACGACGGCCAGCGGCTCGCGTTCGACGTCCTGTGCAACGGGGGCCGCAACGTCTTCCTCACGGGCGCTGCGGGGACCGGCAAGACCTTCGTGCTCAAGCGGTGGCTCGACGTGGCCGAGGTTCGCGGCACGAGGGTGGCCCGCTGCGCGAGCACTGGGATCGCCGCCTTGCCCCTCGGTGGGCGGACGCTCCACCGGATCTCCGGGCTGCGCTACCACGACTGCGTGCGAAGGGCGCTCAACCGCAACGGCTGGTGGTTCAAGCACAAGGCCGCTCAACTCTCCCTGATCGACGTGCTCCTCGTCGACGAGGTGAGCATGATCGGAGATCGGACGCTGGCGGCGGCTGACCTCCTCTTCAGGATCGCTCGTAGTCGGCCCGGGGAGCCCTTCGGCGGCGTGCGGATCGTCTTCGTCGGCGACATGGCGCAGCTTCCGCCTGTGAGCACCCCGGACGTCCCGCAGCGCCACCCGTTCTTCGCGAAGACCTGGGCCGACCTCGACCTCGTCACCGTCGAACTCACGCAGGTCATGCGGCAGAGCGACCAGGCCTTCGTCTCGATCCTTCAGGACATGCGCCGTGGCGAGGTCTCCGACGAGGCTTTCGACCTTCTGAAGTCTCGTCGGGTGTCGAACCCGCCCGACGACGCGACGATCCTCGTCGCGACCAACGCCACGGCCGAGCGGATCAACACCGCGAAGCTCCTCTCGCTCCCTGGCGAGACGATCGACGTCGACGCCCAGGACGAGTGCGCCGAGACCCCCTTCGGCACCGCCTCCATGAAGACCCTCTCCGACAACTGCCTGGCGCCAGAGACGCTCTCGATCCGCGTCGGGGCGCGAGTCATGTTCCTCGTGAACGATTCGACCCTCAACGGGGAGCGGTTCGTCAACGGCGACCTCGGGACCGTGATCGACGTGACGCCCGAGGAGGCCCTCATGGCCGGCGTCGGCGCCGACGGCATGATCGCGTCGCGTGTCCCCGCCATGGGACGGCGGTCCGACTTCACGTCCGAGATGGGCAACGGTTACGACGACGGCTGCGAGGTGGCCTCTGCGCCGGCGATCCCCGTCCGCAAGGACGACGGGACGATCGTCTACGTTGGGCTCTCGGGGTGGGCCGTGCGCGACGACGACGACTACTGCGTCGCTCGTCGGCTCCAGTATCCGCTGCGCCTCGCCTGGGCGATCACGATCCACAAGAGCCAGGGCATGACGATCCCCAAGGTCTGCGTCGACCTGGGCGAGGTCTTCGCCCCCGGGCAGGCCTATGTGGCGCTCTCCCGCGCGCGCACCCTGGAGGGGCTGACGCTCCTGTCCGTCAGCCGGGACAAGATCACGGTTCACCCGGCCGTCAAGGCGTTCCTCAAGGGCGAGGCGGTCGCGGACGACGTCACGTCCCTGATCACGGAGGTCGACGCGCTCGGCGGCTGGCCGTGCGAGATCGAGGACGTCCCGCACATCGCGCAGGAGGCTGTCGACGCGCTCTGGGGGCACCCGCGAGTGGGGCTGTGGGCCTCGGCCAAGCAGGAGCAGGAGCGGCGCCAGGAGCAGGAGCGGGCGACGATCCTGTCGCGGCTCAGGAAGCGGGGGTCCGCGTGA